Proteins from one Pyrobaculum neutrophilum V24Sta genomic window:
- a CDS encoding FumA C-terminus/TtdB family hydratase beta subunit: MATYSLKTPLSSEDVAKLRVGDTLYISGVVVSARDSAHKRMLEHIGRGEALPVDLRGGVIYHAGPVVRKTERGWEVISMGPTTSARMEAFEADVIERLGVKLVVGKGGMGRRTAEAMKKYTAAYAIFTGGAGVLAAKAIKRVVDVYWLDLGVAEAMWVLEVENFGPLTVMIDPTGRNYYDELREEAKRRIPEILKSLEWPH; the protein is encoded by the coding sequence ATGGCCACATACAGTTTGAAAACGCCCCTCTCTAGCGAAGATGTGGCTAAGCTCCGGGTCGGCGATACGCTCTACATAAGCGGGGTTGTGGTCAGCGCTAGGGATTCCGCGCATAAGAGGATGTTGGAGCATATAGGGCGTGGAGAGGCGTTGCCGGTGGACCTAAGAGGCGGCGTTATATACCACGCGGGGCCTGTCGTGAGAAAGACCGAGAGGGGGTGGGAGGTGATAAGCATGGGGCCCACCACCTCGGCGAGGATGGAGGCCTTTGAGGCAGATGTGATCGAGAGGCTGGGGGTGAAGCTGGTGGTGGGCAAGGGGGGGATGGGGAGGAGGACCGCGGAGGCCATGAAGAAATATACGGCCGCCTACGCTATATTCACAGGAGGGGCTGGAGTCCTTGCGGCGAAGGCGATAAAGAGGGTTGTTGACGTGTATTGGCTAGACCTGGGCGTAGCCGAGGCCATGTGGGTTCTTGAGGTGGAGAACTTCGGGCCGCTGACGGTGATGATAGACCCCACTGGCAGAAACTACTACGACGAGCTGAGGGAGGAGGCGAAGAGGAGGATACCTGAGATCTTGAAGTCCCTGGAGTGGCCTCATTAA
- a CDS encoding fumarate hydratase, with amino-acid sequence MLEHVILKAAKEAIIRASVGPALDVASALKRAKEEEEAEAARIQLSAILKNIDLSTDKKAAVCQDTGFPNFYVKLGDRFPVRSKIYDILTQALREVTRELPLRPNTVQPFTEKNPGDNTGVGAPWFEVELFDGDYLEFYYVPKGGGTELPSKAFTLPPGVAMKELPRLVLEAVVDAGPMPCPPVIVGVGIGPSVDIAAKLAKKAAALRPVGSRHPEPEVAKMEEELLRAINKLGIGAHGVGGRITALDVHIEYIYRHPAAFSIGIVFSCWATRRAGARIYPDGRYEIL; translated from the coding sequence ATGCTGGAGCACGTCATTCTCAAAGCCGCTAAGGAGGCCATCATACGGGCAAGCGTCGGCCCCGCCCTAGATGTGGCATCCGCGCTGAAGAGAGCCAAAGAGGAGGAGGAGGCCGAGGCGGCTCGGATACAGCTATCGGCCATATTGAAAAACATTGATCTTTCCACGGACAAAAAAGCGGCAGTGTGTCAAGACACCGGCTTCCCAAACTTCTATGTAAAACTGGGTGACCGCTTCCCCGTGAGAAGCAAGATATACGACATATTGACACAAGCGCTTAGAGAGGTCACAAGGGAGCTACCGCTGAGGCCCAACACGGTCCAGCCCTTCACCGAGAAAAACCCAGGCGACAATACGGGGGTGGGAGCTCCCTGGTTTGAGGTTGAGCTATTCGACGGGGATTACCTAGAGTTCTACTACGTGCCCAAGGGCGGAGGAACCGAGCTACCGAGCAAAGCCTTCACTCTGCCCCCAGGCGTCGCCATGAAGGAGCTACCCCGCCTGGTTCTAGAGGCCGTCGTCGACGCCGGGCCTATGCCTTGTCCGCCTGTCATCGTCGGCGTGGGCATAGGCCCCTCTGTGGACATAGCGGCGAAGTTGGCTAAGAAAGCCGCGGCGCTGAGACCGGTGGGCTCGCGCCACCCGGAGCCCGAGGTTGCAAAGATGGAGGAGGAGCTACTAAGGGCTATAAACAAACTCGGCATAGGAGCCCACGGGGTTGGGGGAAGGATCACAGCACTAGACGTACACATCGAGTACATCTACCGACACCCCGCCGCGTTTTCAATAGGGATAGTGTTTTCCTGCTGGGCCACCCGCCGCGCCGGCGCCAGGATCTACCCAGACGGGAGGTACGAGATCCTCTAG
- a CDS encoding ribbon-helix-helix domain-containing protein, with amino-acid sequence MEYERSNVTTVILPKALIRKVDRLVTSGYFKNRGDAIKYAVERLLEKYSA; translated from the coding sequence ATGGAGTACGAGAGATCCAACGTCACCACCGTGATCCTGCCCAAGGCCCTCATCAGGAAGGTAGATAGGCTCGTCACAAGCGGCTATTTCAAAAACAGGGGAGACGCGATAAAATACGCCGTTGAGAGGCTACTTGAGAAGTACTCGGCCTAG
- a CDS encoding flavin reductase family protein gives MSINVACENSPLPTPVLVVVVADHGAVVGWPLVIPGEPPTVAIPLHKNRKTLELIRRHRVFSVNLVKDADRAYEVFGKPGERKLERWGSVAPCRALPCLTLGDASRAVECLYQGEHDVGDHVIVFCSAVASYGCGDYAVWDPCRRR, from the coding sequence ATGTCTATAAATGTGGCATGTGAAAATTCGCCGCTACCGACCCCCGTGCTCGTAGTGGTGGTGGCCGACCACGGCGCCGTGGTGGGGTGGCCGCTTGTGATACCGGGCGAGCCCCCGACGGTGGCTATCCCCCTCCACAAGAACAGAAAGACGCTGGAGCTCATCAGAAGACACCGCGTGTTTTCCGTGAATCTTGTGAAAGACGCCGATAGGGCGTATGAGGTCTTCGGGAAACCCGGCGAGCGGAAGTTGGAGAGGTGGGGTTCCGTCGCGCCGTGTAGAGCGCTGCCTTGTTTAACGCTTGGCGACGCCTCTAGAGCCGTCGAGTGCCTATACCAGGGGGAACACGACGTGGGGGACCACGTTATCGTGTTCTGTAGCGCCGTCGCGAGCTACGGATGCGGCGACTACGCCGTTTGGGACCCCTGCCGCCGGCGGTAG
- a CDS encoding ubiquitin-like small modifier protein 1 — MKVRVKFLATLYERTGVLKTEVEIPEGSSVRDLIKILDSRFRGLESELLDESGGLKPMYNVLVNGRAVEWLNGLATALREGDEVVFIPPAAGG; from the coding sequence GTGAAGGTGAGGGTGAAGTTCCTGGCAACGTTGTACGAGCGGACCGGGGTTCTCAAGACGGAGGTGGAGATACCTGAGGGCTCGTCTGTCAGAGACCTCATAAAGATCCTGGACTCGCGCTTCAGAGGACTTGAGTCTGAGTTGTTGGACGAGAGCGGAGGTCTAAAGCCCATGTACAACGTTCTGGTCAACGGCAGAGCTGTGGAGTGGCTTAACGGCCTAGCCACCGCGTTAAGGGAGGGCGACGAGGTGGTCTTTATACCCCCCGCCGCTGGAGGCTGA
- a CDS encoding 6-pyruvoyl trahydropterin synthase family protein has translation MRTCVELKGSVSVAHNPSFSPKWARIHGHDYVITVGICREGYTDVVVDAAEAGDKFRALLASIDGKYLASPLENPPLEPSGVYTVPCGQPGVSGECLAKYIAELMGASWVRVCESGLGSPCFYFER, from the coding sequence ATGAGAACCTGCGTGGAGCTGAAGGGAAGCGTGTCTGTGGCTCATAACCCCTCTTTTTCGCCTAAGTGGGCCCGGATACATGGGCACGACTACGTGATCACGGTGGGCATATGTAGAGAAGGTTATACAGATGTGGTAGTGGACGCCGCAGAGGCGGGGGATAAGTTCAGAGCGCTTCTAGCCTCGATAGACGGGAAGTACCTAGCCTCCCCTCTCGAAAACCCGCCGCTTGAACCCTCGGGCGTATATACAGTGCCGTGTGGACAACCGGGCGTGAGCGGGGAGTGTTTGGCGAAGTACATAGCTGAGCTGATGGGCGCGAGTTGGGTGCGGGTGTGCGAAAGCGGGTTGGGATCGCCTTGTTTCTACTTCGAGAGGTAG
- a CDS encoding N-glycosylase/DNA lyase, protein METIDVDRAEAVAGILKSLKPNRDSYLDSRFYPPPEDPVEDQLAFFVTMVAIDHRTSLWEPFEGQIAGEFFHGADALYRLGRLAYDRGFFKAENLAGLTPDKAEALLSLGGKKIWDFNVRVLLMRDVGRKAAARGGFEKMVSRESISGLRRSLEGLRAYEDPVGKKALLLAKFLDGRRLADFKDLEEADVPVDNHLSRVAYRLGIVDISFDFLESGAEVTREEDVRLREVVKTAWRIVAKFADVHPFALDDYLWNFGRRVCTRDAPRCQSCPFKDMCKAYSLSRFPPEHLHLLTWYY, encoded by the coding sequence GTGGAAACGATAGACGTAGATAGGGCCGAGGCGGTTGCCGGCATCCTGAAGAGTCTAAAGCCCAATAGGGATAGCTACTTAGACAGCCGCTTCTACCCGCCTCCAGAAGACCCGGTGGAGGATCAGCTCGCCTTCTTCGTGACGATGGTAGCCATAGACCACAGGACCAGCCTCTGGGAGCCCTTTGAAGGCCAGATCGCAGGTGAGTTCTTCCACGGGGCAGACGCCCTATATAGGCTGGGCAGGCTGGCGTACGACAGAGGCTTCTTCAAGGCGGAGAACCTCGCCGGGCTTACGCCCGACAAGGCCGAAGCCCTGCTCTCGCTGGGGGGGAAAAAGATCTGGGACTTCAACGTCAGGGTGCTTCTGATGAGAGACGTGGGCCGCAAGGCGGCGGCCCGCGGAGGCTTTGAGAAGATGGTCTCAAGGGAGAGCATCTCCGGACTTCGCAGATCGTTGGAGGGCCTTAGAGCCTATGAGGACCCGGTGGGAAAGAAGGCGCTACTACTCGCCAAGTTTCTCGACGGGAGGAGGCTGGCGGATTTTAAAGACCTCGAAGAGGCCGACGTGCCGGTGGACAACCACCTCTCCAGAGTTGCCTACCGGCTCGGCATCGTGGACATAAGCTTCGACTTCTTAGAAAGCGGCGCCGAGGTGACGCGCGAGGAGGACGTCAGACTTAGGGAGGTGGTAAAAACCGCGTGGAGGATCGTGGCTAAATTCGCAGACGTACACCCCTTCGCCCTAGACGACTACCTCTGGAACTTCGGACGTCGGGTATGTACAAGAGATGCGCCCAGGTGCCAAAGCTGTCCGTTCAAGGACATGTGTAAGGCCTACTCCCTCTCGCGGTTTCCGCCAGAGCATCTACACCTCTTGACGTGGTACTACTGA
- a CDS encoding DUF711 family protein, which produces MRVRSVTLHLGWSDDLSIAERFLDAAREAGALTLRVSVSPPPPRYAEEVINKLKNLGAEYISALHLYYGAEDLHRLVSLYGVFGTLNDVVEYLRFLKIIHLKGEVHLSRYVSLLVGEPTYNSPYFPASITTERGISISLLYPNDLEKIEDVERVLKRGEDVGRYIAETLGLKFLGVDGSLSPWGEESVARAVERLFGVRLGDVGSHHAIYTLNKAIAAASVKKVGFNEVMLPLAEDEELKRLVVEGALDLAKLVSYIPVCVPGLDMAPIKVTDWGRLKRLLYDVASLATSKRRPVGVRIFPVEVDEYYVEGFGKTPALDLT; this is translated from the coding sequence ATGAGGGTCAGATCCGTCACCCTACACCTCGGGTGGAGCGACGACCTCTCCATCGCGGAGAGGTTTTTAGACGCCGCCAGAGAGGCAGGAGCCCTAACTCTGCGCGTGTCCGTCTCGCCACCTCCGCCTAGATACGCCGAGGAGGTTATCAATAAATTGAAAAATCTAGGGGCCGAGTACATATCCGCGTTACATCTCTACTACGGTGCAGAGGATCTCCACAGGCTCGTGTCGCTTTATGGAGTCTTCGGAACTCTAAACGACGTCGTTGAGTATCTGAGGTTCCTAAAGATCATACACTTAAAGGGCGAGGTTCACCTATCGCGTTACGTCTCCCTCTTAGTGGGGGAGCCCACCTACAACTCCCCCTACTTTCCGGCCTCTATCACAACAGAGCGCGGGATCTCGATATCGCTCCTCTACCCCAACGACCTGGAAAAGATAGAGGATGTCGAACGCGTGCTGAAGAGGGGGGAAGACGTCGGTAGATACATCGCGGAGACCTTAGGCCTGAAGTTCTTGGGCGTAGACGGGTCGCTCTCTCCGTGGGGAGAGGAGAGCGTGGCAAGGGCCGTGGAGAGGCTTTTCGGCGTAAGGCTGGGCGATGTTGGATCGCACCACGCCATCTACACCTTAAACAAGGCCATCGCGGCGGCTAGCGTGAAAAAAGTCGGTTTCAACGAGGTGATGCTCCCGCTGGCCGAAGACGAGGAGCTTAAGCGGCTGGTTGTAGAGGGCGCGCTTGATTTAGCAAAGCTCGTCAGCTATATACCGGTGTGTGTTCCAGGCCTCGACATGGCCCCGATCAAGGTAACAGATTGGGGGAGGCTGAAGCGGCTGTTGTACGACGTGGCCTCCCTGGCCACATCGAAGCGCCGACCTGTCGGCGTGAGGATTTTCCCGGTTGAGGTCGACGAGTACTACGTAGAGGGCTTTGGCAAAACGCCCGCACTAGATTTAACCTAG
- a CDS encoding ASCH domain-containing protein: MIRHLMLSSRYVKMLLEGRKRSTVRPGVLRVSDRLYIHSRGRIVAVAEVSEVVYKRVADLTEEDALVDGFRSREELLRFLKRRYPGIRETSTVTIIRFREVKKVDMPEDSFYGGLSPVEIAAMALNRLKLDRREERILKAVVEAGSLRKASLRLFGTVEKRGIIRRVLRRAASRLFEELGGRDAEGAGA, from the coding sequence GTGATACGGCACCTGATGCTCTCCTCTAGGTACGTTAAAATGTTGCTGGAGGGTAGGAAGAGGAGCACAGTTAGACCTGGCGTTCTCCGGGTGTCGGACAGGCTGTACATCCACAGCAGAGGGCGTATCGTGGCCGTGGCGGAGGTCTCCGAGGTTGTGTATAAACGCGTCGCCGATCTCACGGAGGAGGACGCCCTTGTAGACGGCTTTAGAAGCAGGGAGGAGCTACTCCGGTTTCTAAAGAGGCGATACCCCGGCATCAGGGAAACCTCCACCGTGACGATAATTAGGTTTAGAGAGGTGAAAAAGGTGGACATGCCGGAGGACTCCTTCTACGGCGGGCTATCGCCGGTAGAGATCGCGGCTATGGCTTTAAACAGACTCAAGCTAGACAGGCGGGAGGAGCGGATTCTAAAGGCCGTAGTGGAGGCGGGTAGCTTACGCAAGGCATCGCTCAGGCTGTTTGGCACAGTAGAGAAGAGGGGCATAATCAGGAGGGTCTTGAGGAGGGCCGCCTCGAGGCTTTTCGAGGAGCTAGGCGGCAGAGACGCGGAGGGGGCGGGCGCTTAG
- a CDS encoding DNA double-strand break repair nuclease NurA, giving the protein MALHDAETLDYWIEPDLLVALRHDLERYAQRLTQLRKLVEELSALRDRVQPREIGAPRQFDVYAVDSSYGSPPLELIGGVFTVVAYGYVGVVKGVQDRYLTGAVYFSDSREGDVSRFSSLLEKRLAARLLEAKANGRKSLDLLLLDGEIALHPLPYNLAARGGRYEEVNRAVDRMLRAAAQSRTTVVGVVKRVRSRYLSVAAGRCLPVNDKIAASAVLRQGEYLVLGKLRDILPRWAQLHYAECEGRAERDHILRCAGGEAVKLSERGERLCNRLREFGINFRRVLESGDYPNLRHLGDVEVAYYVPPGHKTAIRVEVLDFGALGVDNVISYLASTASTVTGFPQILDSVDQYVRVSQDLVEAVLTALLTKTPDSLAYIMWPTNAQKRLAGRF; this is encoded by the coding sequence ATGGCGCTACACGACGCCGAGACTCTAGACTACTGGATCGAGCCGGATCTCCTTGTCGCCCTGAGACACGACCTGGAGAGGTACGCCCAGAGGCTTACGCAGCTGCGGAAGTTGGTGGAGGAGCTCTCCGCCCTGAGGGATAGGGTGCAGCCTAGGGAGATAGGCGCCCCACGCCAGTTCGACGTATACGCCGTGGACTCCTCCTACGGCTCTCCGCCTCTTGAATTGATAGGCGGCGTCTTCACAGTTGTTGCGTACGGCTATGTAGGGGTTGTAAAGGGGGTACAGGACAGATATCTCACAGGCGCCGTCTACTTCAGCGATAGCAGAGAGGGGGATGTGTCTAGGTTCTCGTCGTTGCTCGAGAAGCGGCTGGCGGCGAGGCTTTTGGAGGCTAAGGCCAATGGCAGGAAAAGCCTAGACCTCCTGTTGCTAGACGGCGAAATAGCCCTACACCCCCTCCCGTATAACCTCGCCGCGAGGGGCGGCAGATACGAGGAGGTAAACAGGGCTGTAGACAGGATGCTGAGGGCGGCAGCTCAAAGCAGAACGACGGTTGTGGGGGTTGTAAAAAGGGTCAGATCTAGGTACCTCTCTGTGGCGGCGGGCAGATGCCTGCCTGTGAACGACAAAATCGCCGCCTCCGCGGTTTTGAGACAAGGCGAATACCTAGTCCTTGGAAAACTGAGAGACATCCTGCCCCGGTGGGCGCAGCTGCACTACGCCGAATGCGAAGGCCGCGCCGAGAGGGACCACATTCTGAGGTGCGCCGGCGGCGAGGCCGTAAAGCTCAGCGAGCGGGGAGAGAGGCTGTGTAACAGGCTTAGGGAATTTGGCATAAACTTCAGAAGGGTTCTCGAGTCGGGGGACTACCCCAACCTCCGCCACCTGGGAGACGTCGAGGTGGCGTACTACGTACCGCCGGGGCACAAGACGGCCATACGCGTGGAGGTGCTGGACTTCGGGGCGTTGGGGGTCGACAACGTAATATCGTATCTCGCCTCGACGGCCTCAACAGTCACGGGGTTCCCCCAGATCCTAGACTCGGTCGATCAGTATGTGAGAGTGAGCCAAGACCTCGTGGAGGCCGTGCTCACGGCGTTGCTTACGAAGACGCCGGATTCGCTCGCATACATCATGTGGCCTACAAACGCCCAAAAAAGACTCGCAGGCCGCTTCTAA
- a CDS encoding ATP-binding protein, whose product MRELGIVVSGATVGAIPVQIYRNAERYAVEEQLVGVVDRENPGEVVVGFLRRITKLEPVIRDRVRTPYVDKPEMVDYGILLPYTSAIVKPYIAVRDGRVGEVTNVVTPGSKVYLLDASLLEGALKGDYIYVGAHKYSGWALPLDVRYITHHVGVFGATGVGKSRLVRALVNELAARGYRVVVFDHTGVDYAPHYSAVVKSTEVKIPPNILASVIARVAQLQWQTHGEYLEIATMTYEGRWSKDAFIAHVKRVMKRLGARDSTIEKVELYLKHLVDSAFFEELNNRVKSPDDILSIGSTPVVVDLSYDTDLSVKQAIVASVIEAAWARVKRGKASANTVFVIDEAQNYAPQTWTISKDAIETTVREGRKWGLSVVLASQRIVGDIDPSIRANLGTVFFSRLTAPTDVREISTYLDLADINESVLAQLQPREFFVAGLMNPLRKPILIKTREV is encoded by the coding sequence GTGAGGGAGCTTGGGATTGTGGTAAGCGGCGCCACGGTGGGGGCGATACCGGTCCAGATATACAGAAACGCGGAGCGCTACGCCGTAGAAGAACAGCTAGTGGGTGTAGTAGATCGGGAGAACCCCGGGGAGGTCGTCGTCGGTTTCCTCAGGAGAATCACGAAGCTAGAGCCTGTAATTAGAGACAGAGTTAGGACCCCCTACGTGGACAAGCCGGAGATGGTGGACTACGGCATACTACTGCCGTATACCTCCGCCATCGTGAAGCCCTACATCGCCGTGAGAGACGGCCGGGTTGGCGAGGTTACAAACGTTGTAACCCCCGGCTCCAAGGTCTATCTACTAGACGCCTCGCTGTTGGAGGGGGCTCTCAAAGGCGACTACATATACGTTGGGGCGCACAAGTACTCCGGCTGGGCGTTGCCCCTAGATGTCCGATATATAACCCACCACGTCGGCGTCTTCGGCGCAACGGGCGTGGGGAAGTCCAGGTTGGTAAGGGCGTTGGTGAACGAGCTCGCGGCGAGGGGCTACAGGGTGGTGGTGTTTGACCACACCGGCGTGGACTACGCCCCCCACTACTCCGCCGTGGTGAAATCCACCGAGGTTAAGATCCCTCCCAACATCCTGGCCTCGGTCATAGCTAGAGTAGCGCAGCTCCAGTGGCAGACCCACGGCGAGTACCTAGAGATCGCCACTATGACATACGAAGGTAGGTGGTCGAAAGACGCCTTCATAGCCCACGTCAAGAGGGTGATGAAGAGACTTGGCGCGAGAGATTCGACGATTGAGAAGGTGGAGCTGTACCTCAAGCACCTCGTGGACAGCGCCTTTTTCGAAGAGCTCAACAACAGGGTGAAGTCGCCAGATGACATACTCTCCATAGGCTCAACCCCCGTGGTGGTGGACCTAAGCTACGACACGGACCTCTCCGTAAAACAGGCAATCGTTGCGTCGGTTATCGAAGCGGCGTGGGCCAGAGTCAAGAGGGGGAAGGCATCCGCCAACACCGTGTTTGTGATAGATGAGGCCCAGAACTACGCCCCCCAGACGTGGACAATATCTAAAGACGCGATTGAGACAACGGTGAGGGAGGGGAGGAAGTGGGGTCTCTCGGTGGTGCTCGCCAGCCAGCGGATAGTCGGAGACATAGACCCCTCCATAAGAGCCAACCTGGGGACGGTGTTTTTCTCCAGGCTCACGGCGCCTACCGACGTCAGAGAGATATCGACATACCTAGACCTTGCGGACATAAACGAGAGCGTTTTGGCGCAGCTACAGCCTAGGGAGTTCTTCGTTGCCGGTCTCATGAACCCGTTGCGCAAGCCTATCTTGATCAAGACCAGGGAGGTTTAA
- a CDS encoding DUF120 domain-containing protein, with protein sequence MECVDRRLVGDLIAVSSVEGLPVSEAARRLCLTRQGLYKLLRHLREGGYVEEGPVVKLSQRGKDLLSSVLRDLLIYFNIASLKLLGQVVSGLGEGAFYMSLEGYRRAVERLLGFTPYPGTLNLKLDPKSMAYRRYLDSLPGVHIPGFSDGVRTYGAVKAFRARIRDIEGAVVMPERTHHPTDVVEVIAPVKLREALGLRDGDKVEIEIYLD encoded by the coding sequence ATGGAGTGCGTAGATAGGCGGCTCGTGGGGGATCTAATAGCCGTCTCCTCGGTTGAGGGCCTCCCGGTGTCTGAAGCCGCGAGAAGGCTTTGCTTAACACGCCAGGGGCTTTACAAGCTCCTTAGGCACTTGAGGGAGGGGGGATACGTCGAGGAGGGGCCGGTGGTTAAGCTGAGCCAGAGGGGGAAAGACCTCCTCAGTTCGGTGCTTAGGGACCTCCTGATCTACTTCAACATAGCGTCCCTCAAGCTCCTTGGGCAGGTGGTAAGCGGCTTGGGGGAGGGGGCCTTCTATATGTCCCTCGAAGGCTACAGACGCGCGGTTGAGCGGCTACTGGGGTTTACGCCGTATCCCGGCACGTTAAATCTGAAGCTAGACCCAAAGTCGATGGCGTATAGGAGGTACCTCGACAGCCTCCCGGGCGTCCACATCCCCGGCTTTTCAGATGGGGTTAGGACATACGGCGCCGTGAAGGCCTTCCGGGCGAGGATAAGGGATATAGAGGGCGCCGTGGTGATGCCGGAGAGGACGCACCATCCGACCGACGTCGTAGAGGTGATCGCCCCCGTGAAGCTCCGCGAGGCGTTAGGCTTGAGAGACGGGGATAAGGTGGAGATAGAGATATATCTTGACTAG
- a CDS encoding class II aldolase/adducin family protein, with product MGVEEEFLRYVKLLYERGYLTLLSGNVSLRVGDKVLVTPTTRPKPFLTVDDLVWIDLEGRVVKGGLKPTSEWRMHVAIYRRRPDVNAVVHVHDILPTVLAERLNPSLLSEAELQLGTEIAVVPYIQPGTAELAEAVASALERRNAAVLKRHGVVTVGRDLAEAVNRAEVVSDVAKATLYSLIASKLWSA from the coding sequence ATGGGGGTAGAGGAGGAGTTTTTACGATATGTAAAACTTTTGTACGAGAGAGGCTATCTAACTCTGCTCTCCGGCAACGTCTCGTTGCGCGTGGGAGATAAGGTCTTGGTCACCCCCACAACCCGCCCCAAGCCCTTTCTAACTGTGGACGACCTTGTCTGGATCGACCTCGAGGGGAGGGTAGTCAAGGGAGGCCTCAAGCCGACTAGCGAGTGGCGTATGCATGTGGCTATATACAGGAGACGCCCAGACGTAAACGCCGTGGTGCACGTACACGACATACTGCCGACGGTGCTCGCCGAGAGGCTAAACCCATCGCTTCTCTCTGAGGCGGAGTTGCAGCTTGGGACCGAGATAGCCGTGGTGCCGTATATCCAACCCGGCACGGCCGAGTTGGCGGAGGCCGTGGCATCGGCGTTGGAGCGGCGTAACGCAGCCGTGTTAAAGAGACACGGCGTTGTGACGGTTGGGAGGGATCTTGCCGAGGCTGTCAACAGGGCAGAGGTTGTGTCAGACGTGGCGAAGGCCACGCTCTACAGCCTCATCGCCTCAAAGCTATGGAGTGCGTAG
- a CDS encoding digeranylgeranylglycerophospholipid reductase has protein sequence MVERFDVVVVGAGTAGAFASYLLAKNGFRVALLESKSGQEIGVKTCGDGLGLHHVERISRHITPNPKVFQNKIEGVELISPDEKTRLVIKGEGYVLDRFAWGKWLVEEAVKAGAVLYEGHTATTPLVDNGAVVGVRAVERRTGSPKEFAAKVVVDASGSAAVLRSKLAGWPISEPLHPEDVSHAYREIVYVEEPLDSPQYIKIYLDMVTAPGGYWWIFPRSATMLNVGLGIWGILKQNPRTNYERYILPRFKIKGKYHIGGGFIPTRRPLKSLVGNGIVALGDAAAAVNPIHGGGIGQALLTAELASRAISKAFEAGDFSEKALWEYNLLYMREWGYRQAQLDVLRLMLQTLDNDDLNFGLSRKILNEDEIYHLAAKGTNISIVDKLRVMMQFIGRPALLKKLSTSIQYAKEIGDLYLAYPGERAELERWHSRVVDKYNEFREKIGLGPLPAE, from the coding sequence ATGGTAGAGAGATTTGACGTTGTTGTAGTGGGGGCTGGGACAGCTGGCGCTTTTGCCTCGTACCTCCTCGCCAAGAACGGGTTTAGGGTCGCCCTCCTCGAGTCTAAAAGCGGCCAGGAGATAGGGGTTAAGACCTGCGGCGATGGGCTAGGCCTACACCACGTGGAGAGGATCTCTAGGCACATAACCCCCAACCCCAAGGTGTTTCAGAACAAGATCGAAGGCGTGGAGCTGATAAGTCCTGACGAGAAAACCAGGCTTGTCATAAAGGGGGAGGGCTACGTGCTGGATAGATTTGCGTGGGGGAAGTGGTTGGTTGAGGAGGCGGTGAAGGCCGGGGCCGTCCTATACGAGGGACACACGGCCACGACCCCCCTAGTCGACAACGGGGCGGTGGTGGGCGTAAGGGCTGTGGAGAGGAGGACGGGTAGCCCTAAGGAGTTTGCGGCGAAGGTGGTGGTGGACGCCTCGGGATCAGCCGCCGTGTTGAGGAGCAAGCTGGCGGGCTGGCCTATTTCGGAGCCGCTTCATCCTGAGGACGTCTCCCACGCCTATAGGGAAATCGTGTACGTGGAGGAGCCTCTGGATTCTCCGCAGTACATCAAGATATATCTTGACATGGTCACGGCGCCTGGGGGCTACTGGTGGATCTTTCCGAGGAGCGCCACGATGCTCAACGTCGGGTTGGGGATTTGGGGGATACTGAAGCAGAACCCGAGGACGAACTACGAGAGGTATATACTGCCGCGGTTTAAGATAAAGGGCAAGTACCACATCGGGGGAGGGTTCATACCGACGAGAAGACCGCTGAAGAGCCTGGTGGGGAACGGGATAGTTGCGCTTGGGGACGCGGCCGCCGCGGTCAACCCGATACACGGCGGCGGGATCGGCCAAGCGTTGCTCACGGCGGAGCTCGCCTCTAGAGCTATATCGAAGGCCTTTGAGGCGGGGGACTTCTCGGAGAAGGCGCTGTGGGAGTACAACCTCCTCTACATGAGGGAGTGGGGGTATAGGCAGGCTCAGCTCGACGTCTTACGCCTCATGCTTCAGACTCTCGACAACGACGACCTCAACTTCGGGCTCTCCCGGAAGATCCTCAACGAGGACGAGATATACCACCTGGCGGCGAAGGGTACGAACATATCCATAGTCGACAAGCTGAGGGTGATGATGCAGTTCATCGGCAGACCTGCCTTGTTGAAAAAGCTCAGCACGTCTATCCAGTACGCCAAGGAGATAGGGGATCTCTACCTGGCCTACCCAGGCGAGAGGGCTGAGCTAGAGCGGTGGCACAGCAGGGTGGTGGATAAGTACAACGAGTTCCGCGAGAAAATCGGGCTAGGGCCTCTGCCGGCTGAGTAG